The following coding sequences are from one Streptomyces sp. NBC_00536 window:
- a CDS encoding aspartate:alanine exchanger family transporter: MDWLREHIFEPYPELLVFLTVAVGFQIGRIRYRTFAVGAVTGCLVAGLIIGSQTRVEITGPIKSVFFLMFLFALGYDVGPKFFRSLRKDAVPQVLLTLVVCVSGLAACWGLAALLGYGPGLAAGLLGGALTQSAVIGVAADTIGQLPGLGTDAAQEQAHLVAVAYAVTYPLGTVLPAILLPTVFPRLLRRDLAADSALLGADLESAEPEPDLDAGKGYYQHVLRAYDVDVDGFAGRGVGEFEAEQRELDRRIYITRVRRDGKVIDHDAQTLLRLGDTVAVSAVRGDLVAFDARTHIGMESDDTELLGYRTETLHIVLTGHAYDGTTIRTLRHAHFMTGVFIVSQERAGAELAMGRGNTLRRGDTLVITGPEPLVERAAAHLGTAVPTTFATDMVWIASGLFVGGCIGIPALHAAGAPLSLSTSTGALLMGLVFGHVRSKRPTYGNLPSAAQWLLGTLGLCMFVTIVGLNAGPSFASGLVRAGWPLLVGGAVATSLPLLAGFLFGHFVQRIPLPLLMGALSGALTTTAAIGALNERARSQIPGLGCTVPYALGNVLLTLWGSAIVLLTG; encoded by the coding sequence ATGGACTGGCTGCGCGAGCACATCTTCGAGCCGTACCCCGAGCTGCTGGTCTTCCTGACCGTCGCCGTCGGCTTCCAGATCGGCCGGATCCGCTACCGGACCTTCGCCGTCGGGGCCGTGACCGGCTGCCTGGTCGCCGGGCTGATCATCGGCTCGCAGACCCGTGTGGAGATCACCGGGCCGATCAAATCCGTCTTCTTCCTGATGTTCCTCTTCGCCCTCGGCTACGACGTGGGGCCCAAGTTCTTCCGCTCCCTGCGCAAGGACGCCGTCCCCCAGGTCCTGCTCACCCTCGTCGTCTGTGTCAGCGGCCTCGCCGCCTGCTGGGGGCTCGCCGCGCTCCTCGGGTACGGGCCCGGGCTGGCCGCCGGGCTGCTCGGCGGGGCCCTCACCCAGTCCGCGGTGATCGGGGTCGCCGCCGACACCATCGGCCAGCTGCCCGGCCTCGGCACGGACGCGGCCCAGGAGCAGGCGCACCTCGTCGCCGTCGCCTACGCCGTCACCTATCCGCTGGGCACCGTACTGCCCGCGATCCTGCTGCCCACCGTGTTCCCCCGGCTGCTGCGCCGGGACCTGGCCGCCGACAGCGCCCTGCTGGGCGCCGACCTGGAGAGCGCCGAACCGGAACCGGACCTCGACGCCGGGAAGGGCTACTACCAGCACGTGCTGCGCGCCTACGACGTGGACGTGGACGGTTTCGCGGGCCGCGGCGTCGGCGAGTTCGAGGCGGAGCAGCGGGAGTTGGACCGGCGCATCTACATCACCCGGGTGCGGCGCGACGGGAAGGTCATCGACCACGACGCGCAGACCCTGCTGCGGCTCGGTGACACCGTCGCCGTGAGCGCCGTACGCGGGGACCTGGTCGCCTTCGACGCGCGGACGCACATCGGCATGGAGTCCGACGACACGGAGCTGCTGGGCTACCGCACCGAGACCCTGCACATCGTGCTGACCGGTCACGCCTACGACGGCACGACGATCCGGACGCTGCGCCACGCGCACTTCATGACCGGGGTGTTCATCGTCAGCCAGGAACGCGCGGGCGCCGAGCTGGCGATGGGCCGGGGCAACACCCTCCGGCGCGGGGACACCCTGGTGATCACCGGGCCGGAGCCGCTGGTGGAGCGGGCGGCGGCGCACCTGGGCACGGCGGTCCCGACCACCTTCGCGACCGACATGGTGTGGATCGCCAGCGGGCTGTTCGTCGGCGGCTGCATCGGCATTCCGGCCCTGCACGCGGCGGGCGCGCCGCTGTCGCTGTCCACCTCGACCGGGGCCCTGCTGATGGGGCTGGTCTTCGGCCACGTCCGCAGCAAGCGGCCGACCTACGGGAACCTGCCCTCGGCGGCGCAGTGGCTGCTGGGCACGCTGGGGCTGTGCATGTTCGTCACCATCGTGGGGCTCAACGCCGGACCGAGCTTCGCGAGCGGGCTGGTCCGGGCCGGGTGGCCGCTGCTGGTGGGCGGGGCGGTGGCGACCTCCCTGCCGCTGCTGGCCGGTTTCCTCTTCGGGCACTTCGTGCAGCGCATTCCGCTGCCGCTGCTGATGGGGGCGCTGTCCGGGGCACTGACCACGACGGCGGCGATCGGTGCGCTGAACGAGCGGGCGCGCAGCCAGATCCCGGGGCTGGGGTGCACCGTCCCGTACGCGCTCGGCAACGTGCTGCTGACGCTGTGGGGTTCCGCGATCGTCCTGCTGACCGGCTGA
- a CDS encoding SCO0930 family lipoprotein, which yields MLGSVAAVVLLAAGCGSGTENFRTANAEQPAASKSPGGGGTNADGYGSGSGYGSGAGSGYGADAAADPAAGTGNAAAGAKGGPAGQLAVRAVQAVGNVVTDGAGATLYRFDKDTAQPPKSACDGTCATTWPAVPADDATASAGIDANLLGAVVRPDGTRQLTLAGWPVYRYAQDARAGEAKGEGVGGTWHALAADGKKAIDQKMKGMDMGSGQMGQGQTGADQKGSELSVTNDGKLGNILVDGQSRTLYRFNNDSAWPMKFGCLGGCLDTWKPAAPVDKKKVKGIPEALVGSVKRPDGTMQLTIDCWPVYTFTGDTAPGQTNGHNKQGLWFAVTDAGKKAPAAG from the coding sequence ATGCTGGGATCGGTGGCCGCGGTCGTACTGCTGGCGGCCGGATGCGGAAGCGGTACGGAGAATTTCCGTACGGCGAATGCGGAGCAGCCCGCAGCGAGCAAATCCCCGGGCGGCGGGGGTACGAACGCCGACGGATACGGCTCCGGCTCCGGGTACGGATCCGGCGCCGGCTCCGGGTACGGGGCGGACGCGGCGGCCGACCCGGCCGCCGGTACCGGGAACGCCGCCGCCGGAGCGAAGGGCGGCCCGGCCGGGCAACTGGCCGTACGGGCCGTCCAGGCGGTCGGCAACGTGGTCACGGACGGCGCCGGAGCCACCCTCTACCGGTTCGACAAGGACACCGCCCAGCCGCCCAAATCGGCCTGCGACGGTACGTGCGCCACGACCTGGCCCGCGGTACCGGCGGACGACGCCACCGCCTCGGCGGGCATCGACGCGAACCTCCTGGGCGCGGTCGTCCGCCCCGACGGCACCCGCCAGCTCACCCTCGCGGGCTGGCCCGTCTACCGGTACGCGCAGGACGCCCGGGCGGGTGAGGCGAAGGGCGAGGGGGTCGGCGGCACCTGGCACGCCCTGGCGGCCGACGGCAAGAAGGCCATCGACCAGAAGATGAAGGGAATGGACATGGGCTCGGGCCAGATGGGCCAGGGCCAGACGGGCGCGGACCAGAAAGGATCCGAGCTTTCCGTCACGAATGACGGAAAGCTCGGGAACATTCTCGTGGACGGCCAGAGCCGCACCCTTTACCGGTTCAACAACGACAGTGCGTGGCCGATGAAATTCGGCTGCCTCGGCGGCTGCCTCGACACGTGGAAGCCCGCCGCACCCGTGGACAAGAAGAAGGTGAAGGGAATTCCCGAAGCCCTGGTGGGATCGGTGAAACGGCCCGACGGCACCATGCAGTTGACGATCGACTGCTGGCCCGTCTACACCTTCACCGGTGACACCGCACCCGGCCAGACCAACGGACACAACAAGCAGGGGCTCTGGTTCGCGGTCACCGACGCGGGCAAGAAGGCCCCGGCGGCGGGCTGA
- a CDS encoding DUF6445 family protein, whose product MPPRPTALPVLPYRKPTRGRDYWVLDDVLPDPDAVRERALARDDWTEGYPHKPESWPGLRAMPGLDPGELERVEKLVRKATGAREIWAERPAGGGTFNHNCVQVVGAGECEPRPHTDSRSLCKYAAVLYLNPLVPKGCGTSFYRQSLPGGGVGGNQVIAPHNTLVDALGTRFVSPDSFVPDIEVPHRANRLLLYSANMIHSATDYCGTTLEDKRMTAVFFWKA is encoded by the coding sequence ATGCCCCCACGACCTACCGCCCTCCCCGTCCTCCCCTACCGCAAGCCCACCCGCGGCCGCGACTACTGGGTGTTGGACGACGTGCTGCCCGACCCGGACGCGGTGCGCGAGCGTGCGCTGGCCAGGGACGACTGGACCGAGGGGTACCCGCACAAGCCCGAGAGCTGGCCCGGGCTGCGCGCCATGCCCGGGCTGGACCCGGGCGAGCTGGAGCGGGTGGAGAAGCTGGTCCGCAAGGCGACCGGCGCCCGCGAGATCTGGGCCGAACGGCCCGCCGGGGGCGGTACCTTCAACCACAACTGCGTGCAGGTCGTCGGCGCGGGCGAGTGCGAGCCCCGCCCCCACACCGACTCGCGCAGCCTGTGCAAGTACGCCGCCGTGCTGTACCTGAACCCCCTCGTGCCCAAGGGGTGCGGGACCAGCTTCTACCGCCAGAGCCTGCCCGGCGGGGGCGTCGGCGGCAATCAGGTGATCGCCCCGCACAACACCCTGGTCGACGCGCTGGGCACCCGGTTCGTGTCGCCGGACTCCTTCGTCCCCGACATCGAGGTCCCCCACCGCGCCAACCGGCTGCTGCTCTACTCCGCGAACATGATCCACAGCGCCACGGACTACTGCGGCACCACCCTGGAGGACAAGCGGATGACCGCCGTCTTCTTCTGGAAGGCCTGA
- a CDS encoding PucR family transcriptional regulator, translated as MCELLNRIWSRPRGEWTRVLRKELPALAAGIVEELRDGLPEFSTLVEDLGDEAVRQQVEAALLTVLGYRESVTPASGADAAGPAPDQEPTPDHQRVPDHQRIPKQRDDEPGARPQRPALTAVPAQGSGNAPERARRELFAALTGDMAMADAALGELAEAAHWPLPATVRAIVPATPGEPQQLAAVLDDALAGMVGGQPCLLVPSPEPDARGALEAVLRGRCAAVGHPVPLRDTASSLRWALRLLALTPIRAGLDARAVFVDDHLSTLLLLQDEPLAHALAARWLRPLNDLTPRQSERLEVTLLAWLEGGGAPEAAKALSVHPQTVRYRMRQLEKLFGPGLRDPRTRFELEMALRSRRLMAQVRRQHSRVGRRARTVAADFRPLDVMARVNGL; from the coding sequence ATGTGCGAACTTCTCAACCGCATCTGGTCCCGCCCGCGCGGCGAATGGACCCGGGTCCTGCGAAAGGAACTGCCCGCGCTGGCCGCCGGTATAGTGGAGGAACTCCGCGACGGGCTGCCGGAGTTCTCCACACTGGTCGAGGACCTCGGCGACGAAGCGGTCAGACAGCAGGTGGAGGCGGCCCTGCTCACGGTCCTCGGTTACCGCGAGTCCGTCACGCCCGCGTCCGGCGCCGACGCTGCCGGTCCCGCACCGGACCAGGAGCCGACCCCGGACCACCAGCGGGTTCCGGACCACCAGCGGATCCCGAAGCAGCGCGACGACGAGCCGGGCGCGCGTCCGCAGCGCCCCGCCCTGACCGCCGTACCCGCCCAGGGATCCGGCAACGCCCCCGAACGCGCCCGGCGGGAACTCTTCGCCGCCCTCACGGGTGACATGGCCATGGCTGACGCAGCCCTCGGTGAACTGGCCGAGGCGGCGCACTGGCCCCTCCCGGCCACCGTCCGGGCCATCGTCCCGGCCACCCCCGGCGAGCCCCAGCAGCTGGCGGCCGTCCTGGACGACGCCCTCGCGGGCATGGTCGGCGGCCAGCCGTGCCTGCTCGTCCCGAGCCCCGAGCCGGACGCCCGCGGCGCCCTGGAAGCCGTCCTGCGCGGCCGGTGCGCGGCCGTCGGCCACCCCGTCCCGCTCCGTGACACCGCCTCCTCGCTGCGCTGGGCGCTGCGGCTGCTGGCGCTCACCCCGATCCGCGCCGGGCTGGACGCGCGGGCCGTCTTCGTCGACGACCACCTCTCGACCCTGTTGCTGCTGCAGGACGAGCCCCTGGCGCACGCGCTGGCCGCGCGCTGGCTGCGGCCCCTGAACGACCTCACCCCCCGCCAGAGCGAGCGGCTCGAAGTGACCCTCCTCGCCTGGCTGGAGGGCGGCGGCGCGCCCGAGGCGGCGAAGGCGCTGAGCGTGCACCCGCAGACCGTCCGCTACCGCATGCGCCAGCTGGAGAAGCTCTTCGGCCCCGGGCTGCGGGACCCGCGCACCCGCTTCGAGCTGGAGATGGCCCTGCGCAGCCGCCGGCTGATGGCCCAAGTCCGGCGCCAGCACTCCCGGGTGGGCCGCAGGGCCCGTACCGTCGCGGCGGACTTCCGCCCGCTGGACGTCATGGCCCGCGTCAACGGCCTCTGA
- a CDS encoding DUF4142 domain-containing protein: protein MVIGALAFTLIALLIPVQKFGGKTAAAAAAAAKVPAPDDDGSGTLSTAFGPLSPQDRDFVRKVRLAGLWELPAGRQAQQRGTRPTVRTAGEHLVEGHTELDRRVLEVGEALGIDLPDRPTEQQQGWLTQLDRAQGAEYERLFIQLLRRAHGKVFALVAQVRAQTRNSMVRGLATDANTTVLDHITVLEASGLVDFDGLADATPTPTPTPSTGPRPTK from the coding sequence GTGGTCATCGGGGCCCTCGCCTTCACCCTGATCGCCCTGCTGATCCCGGTGCAGAAGTTCGGCGGCAAGACCGCCGCCGCGGCCGCCGCGGCGGCCAAGGTGCCCGCCCCCGACGACGACGGCTCCGGGACGCTGAGCACGGCCTTCGGTCCGCTGAGCCCCCAGGACCGGGACTTCGTCCGCAAGGTGCGGCTCGCCGGACTGTGGGAGCTGCCCGCCGGGCGCCAGGCCCAGCAGCGCGGCACCCGGCCGACCGTCCGCACCGCCGGAGAGCACCTCGTCGAGGGCCACACCGAACTCGACCGACGCGTCCTGGAGGTGGGCGAGGCACTCGGCATCGACCTTCCCGACCGCCCCACCGAGCAGCAGCAGGGCTGGCTCACCCAGCTCGACCGCGCCCAGGGAGCGGAGTACGAACGGCTCTTCATCCAGCTGCTGCGCCGGGCGCACGGCAAGGTCTTCGCCCTGGTCGCCCAAGTGCGGGCGCAGACCCGCAACTCCATGGTCCGGGGCCTGGCCACCGACGCCAACACCACGGTGCTGGACCACATAACGGTCCTGGAGGCGAGCGGTCTGGTCGATTTCGACGGGCTCGCCGACGCCACGCCCACCCCGACGCCCACCCCCTCCACCGGTCCCCGACCGACGAAGTGA
- a CDS encoding DUF1996 domain-containing protein: MSKNGHKRRLRPTHKALALVGALVLGGGGVVIVTQQASAGQDSARSAPVTATIDCPDVGDTLRDVPEQARSEVDDNLAQLDAQVADAYAKLASGRARADALLAGLKEQRGATIGRLTDALGRASVRPEGLAALGTCTMKQAPAADPADDPAAAAAAAADAGSAGGNAPDVAARKGGAGSGGPARSDFVAINTVRPNVRTPAPSSRASTGSLTVNCGRNENRHLNPDNVIVAPGVGNGAHHMHDYVGNKTTDAFSTNNSLAAAGTTCTNGDQSTYYWPVLRLRDGRAEQDAKAPGGGQDANVGTILKPKQVTTEFKGSPADKVTAMPRFLRIITGDAKAFTNGTANANASWSCTGFENRQLKDKYPVCPKGSDVVRTFSFQSCWDGRNTDSANHRTHVAFAGNNGACPAGFKAIPQLVQRIVYGVPAGARFAVDSFPEQLHKPVTDHGDFINVMSDALMANAVRCINGARACR, translated from the coding sequence ATGAGCAAGAACGGCCACAAACGCCGTCTCCGGCCGACGCACAAGGCCCTCGCCCTGGTCGGCGCCCTCGTCCTGGGCGGTGGGGGAGTCGTGATCGTCACCCAGCAGGCCTCCGCGGGCCAGGACTCCGCCCGCAGCGCCCCGGTGACCGCCACCATCGACTGTCCCGACGTCGGCGACACGCTCCGGGACGTCCCCGAACAGGCCCGGTCCGAGGTGGACGACAACCTCGCGCAGCTGGACGCCCAGGTCGCCGACGCCTACGCGAAGCTCGCCTCGGGCCGCGCCCGTGCGGACGCCCTGCTGGCCGGCCTGAAGGAGCAGCGCGGCGCGACCATCGGCCGCCTCACCGACGCGCTCGGGCGGGCGTCCGTACGCCCCGAGGGGCTGGCGGCGCTCGGCACGTGCACGATGAAGCAGGCCCCGGCCGCGGACCCGGCGGACGATCCGGCGGCAGCCGCAGCGGCCGCGGCGGACGCCGGGAGCGCGGGGGGCAACGCCCCGGACGTGGCGGCCCGCAAGGGCGGTGCGGGCAGCGGGGGCCCGGCGCGCAGCGACTTCGTCGCCATCAACACCGTACGGCCGAACGTGCGCACCCCCGCGCCCTCCTCCCGCGCCTCCACCGGATCCCTCACGGTGAACTGCGGCCGCAACGAGAACCGCCACCTCAACCCCGACAACGTGATCGTCGCGCCCGGCGTCGGCAACGGCGCCCACCACATGCACGACTACGTCGGCAACAAGACCACGGACGCCTTCTCCACCAACAACAGCCTGGCCGCCGCCGGGACCACCTGCACCAACGGCGACCAGTCCACCTACTACTGGCCGGTGCTGCGGCTGCGCGACGGCCGGGCGGAACAGGACGCGAAGGCGCCCGGCGGCGGCCAGGACGCGAATGTGGGCACGATCCTGAAACCGAAGCAGGTGACCACCGAGTTCAAGGGCAGCCCGGCCGACAAGGTCACCGCCATGCCCCGGTTCCTGCGGATCATCACCGGTGACGCCAAGGCCTTCACCAACGGCACCGCCAACGCCAACGCGTCCTGGAGCTGCACGGGATTCGAGAACCGTCAGCTCAAGGACAAGTACCCGGTCTGCCCCAAGGGCAGTGACGTCGTACGGACCTTCAGCTTCCAGAGCTGCTGGGACGGCCGCAACACCGACAGCGCCAACCACCGCACCCACGTGGCCTTCGCGGGGAACAACGGCGCCTGCCCCGCGGGCTTCAAGGCGATCCCGCAGCTGGTCCAGCGGATCGTCTACGGGGTGCCCGCGGGTGCGCGCTTCGCGGTGGACAGCTTCCCGGAGCAGCTGCACAAGCCGGTCACCGACCACGGCGACTTCATCAACGTGATGTCGGACGCCCTGATGGCGAACGCGGTGCGCTGCATCAACGGCGCGCGCGCCTGCCGCTGA
- a CDS encoding NADH-ubiquinone oxidoreductase-F iron-sulfur binding region domain-containing protein: MTDAPHPALGCVGQPRLLAGLDVVDRLDRIGHLAVHGSLPRYRPDELLALAENTDLRGRGGAGFPFARKLRAVTRSARGREGRTAVVVNGTEGEPSCLKDAALWLHAPHLVLDGALLAAAALGAEDVVVGVTREDVERSARAAVAERGPSGSRVRVVRLPERFVTGEGTALIAGLDGGKALPSGQKVRTSERGLGGVPTLLSNTETYAQLAVAARLGALDYRQVGLPAEPGTILLTVAGSTVVEVPTGTSLAYVLGLCGTGPGQGVLVGGYHGRWLTPGAALSAALSRESLAAFDAVLGAGAVLPLPEDTCPAGEVARVVRWMADESAGQCGPCVRGLPSLAGAVADLVGGGGRAALEAVEARMRAVRGRGACSHPDGTSSFVASALAVFPDEFRDHAVGSGCGRRVLGALPLPADANPERLVVDWTLCKGHGLCVDLLPDVVRLDGDGYPAQGVMEVPTALRPKALRAVRRCPALALRIQE, encoded by the coding sequence GTGACGGACGCGCCTCACCCGGCCCTCGGCTGCGTGGGGCAGCCCCGGCTGCTGGCCGGGCTCGACGTCGTCGACCGGCTCGACCGGATCGGCCACCTCGCCGTCCACGGCAGCCTGCCCCGGTACCGTCCCGACGAACTCCTCGCCCTGGCCGAGAACACGGACCTGCGCGGGCGCGGCGGAGCGGGCTTCCCCTTCGCCCGCAAACTGCGGGCCGTCACCCGGTCCGCCCGCGGCCGCGAGGGGCGGACCGCCGTGGTCGTCAACGGCACGGAAGGAGAACCGAGTTGCCTCAAGGACGCCGCGCTGTGGCTGCACGCCCCGCACCTCGTGCTCGACGGCGCGCTGCTGGCCGCCGCCGCCCTGGGCGCGGAGGACGTGGTCGTCGGCGTGACCCGGGAGGACGTGGAACGCTCCGCGCGCGCCGCCGTGGCCGAACGCGGCCCCTCGGGGAGCCGGGTGCGCGTCGTCCGCCTCCCCGAACGGTTCGTCACGGGCGAGGGGACCGCGCTGATCGCCGGACTCGACGGCGGCAAGGCGCTCCCCTCCGGGCAGAAGGTACGGACGAGCGAACGCGGGCTCGGCGGAGTGCCGACCCTGCTGTCCAACACCGAGACGTACGCCCAGCTCGCCGTCGCCGCACGGCTCGGCGCCCTGGACTACCGGCAGGTCGGGCTGCCCGCCGAACCGGGCACCATCCTGCTGACGGTCGCCGGTTCCACCGTGGTCGAAGTGCCCACCGGAACCTCGCTGGCCTACGTCCTGGGGCTGTGCGGCACGGGACCCGGCCAGGGCGTGCTCGTCGGCGGCTACCACGGCCGGTGGCTGACCCCGGGCGCGGCGCTGTCCGCCGCGCTCTCCCGGGAGTCCCTCGCCGCCTTCGACGCGGTCCTCGGCGCGGGCGCCGTGCTGCCGCTGCCCGAGGACACCTGCCCGGCGGGCGAAGTGGCCCGGGTGGTCCGCTGGATGGCCGACGAGTCCGCCGGACAGTGCGGTCCGTGCGTCCGGGGGCTGCCCTCCCTCGCCGGAGCCGTCGCCGACCTCGTGGGCGGGGGCGGCAGGGCCGCCCTCGAAGCGGTGGAGGCCCGGATGCGCGCCGTGCGCGGCCGCGGCGCGTGCAGCCACCCCGACGGCACGTCGTCCTTCGTTGCCTCCGCGCTCGCCGTGTTCCCCGACGAGTTCCGCGACCACGCCGTGGGCAGCGGCTGCGGGCGCCGGGTCCTGGGCGCCCTTCCGCTGCCCGCCGACGCGAACCCCGAACGGCTCGTCGTCGACTGGACCCTGTGCAAGGGCCACGGCCTGTGCGTGGACCTGCTGCCCGACGTCGTCCGCCTGGACGGCGACGGCTATCCGGCCCAGGGGGTGATGGAGGTGCCCACGGCACTGCGCCCCAAAGCCCTGCGTGCGGTGCGGCGCTGTCCCGCGCTCGCTCTGCGTATTCAGGAGTAG
- a CDS encoding HelD family protein: MSTAEFENEQQFITELYDRLDDLREQAERTVRGALRDAGTGFQARLERDVMVAEQSGLLSALNAGENGLCFGRLEFSDGRDHHIGRLGIRQDDAERTPLVLDWRADVARPFYLATGHHPMGLRRRRHLTTRGRTVTALHDEILDLTDAERTGHEGADADAVLLAALDAARTGRMHDIVRTIQAAQDRIIRSPHRGVLVVEGGPGTGKTAVALHRAAYLLYAHRELLAKRGVLIVGPGPAFLGYIGQVLPALGETGVLLATLGELFPGVHATAAERPGSAAVKGRAAMADVLARVVADRQTLPEHVPAGLGEDTDTVPEAALEIDHDDYGTLLLHRTMAHEARDRARGTGLPHNLARPYFAFRIIDALTEQLADRLGADPYGGPNLLGPDDIAQLGKEIATSGAVHAAIDTLWPSLTPERLIADFLAEPTHLGPQEAALIRRTTGGWTPADVPLLDEAAELLGTDDSALRAAEERERERRVAYAQGVLDLSQGSESYEFEDEESEFLAAHDLIDAERMAERHEEEDHRSAAERAAADRTWAFGHVIVDEAQELSEMAWRLLMRRCPTRSMTLVGDPAQTGDEAGCGSWERILAPYVGDRWELARLGVNYRTPAEVMELAAAVLRAHHPGFEPPSSVRSTGVAPWIRETDDLPRAVAGAVADHLGAEGRLAVIAPRPLHVGLAAALAGVRVEVRAGEEPDLTRPVVLLDPRQAKGLEFDTVIVAEPADQLPSDLYVALTRATQTLGVLHTGRLPAGLG; the protein is encoded by the coding sequence TTGTCAACCGCGGAATTCGAGAATGAGCAGCAATTCATCACGGAGCTGTACGACCGCCTCGACGACCTGCGCGAACAGGCCGAACGCACCGTACGGGGCGCACTGCGCGACGCCGGGACCGGTTTCCAGGCCCGGCTGGAGCGAGATGTCATGGTCGCCGAACAATCCGGACTGCTCTCCGCCCTGAACGCGGGCGAGAACGGCCTCTGTTTCGGCCGGCTGGAGTTCTCCGACGGCCGTGACCACCACATCGGCCGCCTCGGAATCCGCCAGGACGACGCGGAACGCACCCCCCTCGTCCTGGACTGGCGGGCCGACGTGGCACGCCCCTTCTACCTCGCCACCGGGCACCACCCCATGGGGCTGCGGCGGCGCCGCCACCTCACCACCCGGGGCCGCACGGTCACCGCCCTGCACGACGAGATCCTCGACCTCACCGACGCCGAGCGCACCGGACACGAGGGCGCCGACGCGGACGCCGTCCTGCTCGCCGCCCTCGACGCCGCGCGCACCGGCCGCATGCACGACATCGTGCGGACCATCCAGGCCGCGCAGGACCGCATCATCCGCTCACCGCACCGCGGGGTGCTCGTCGTCGAGGGCGGCCCCGGCACCGGCAAGACCGCCGTCGCCCTGCACCGGGCGGCCTACCTGCTCTACGCGCACCGCGAGCTGCTCGCCAAGCGCGGCGTCCTGATCGTCGGCCCCGGCCCCGCCTTCCTCGGCTACATCGGCCAGGTGCTGCCCGCCCTCGGCGAGACGGGCGTGCTGCTCGCCACCCTCGGTGAACTCTTCCCCGGGGTGCACGCCACCGCCGCCGAGCGCCCCGGCTCCGCGGCCGTCAAGGGCCGCGCCGCGATGGCCGACGTACTCGCCCGGGTCGTCGCCGACCGCCAGACGCTGCCGGAACACGTGCCCGCGGGGCTCGGCGAGGACACCGACACGGTCCCCGAGGCCGCCCTGGAGATCGACCACGACGACTACGGCACCCTGCTGCTCCACCGCACCATGGCGCACGAGGCCCGCGACCGGGCCCGCGGCACCGGCCTGCCGCACAACCTGGCCCGGCCGTACTTCGCCTTCCGGATCATCGACGCGCTCACCGAGCAGCTCGCCGACCGGCTCGGCGCGGACCCGTACGGCGGCCCCAACCTGCTCGGCCCCGACGACATCGCCCAGCTCGGCAAGGAGATCGCCACCAGCGGCGCGGTGCACGCCGCCATCGACACCCTGTGGCCCTCCCTCACCCCGGAGCGGCTGATCGCCGACTTCCTCGCCGAGCCCACGCACCTCGGGCCGCAGGAGGCCGCGCTGATCCGGCGCACCACGGGCGGGTGGACCCCCGCGGACGTGCCGCTGCTGGACGAGGCCGCCGAGCTGCTCGGGACCGACGACAGCGCGCTGCGCGCCGCCGAGGAGCGCGAGCGCGAGCGGCGCGTCGCGTACGCGCAGGGCGTGCTGGACCTCTCGCAGGGCTCGGAGTCGTACGAATTCGAGGACGAGGAGAGCGAGTTCCTCGCCGCGCACGACCTCATCGACGCCGAGCGGATGGCGGAGCGCCACGAGGAGGAGGACCACCGCAGCGCGGCCGAGCGCGCGGCCGCCGACCGGACCTGGGCCTTCGGGCACGTCATCGTCGACGAGGCGCAGGAACTGTCCGAAATGGCCTGGCGGTTGCTGATGCGGCGCTGCCCCACCCGCTCGATGACCCTGGTCGGCGACCCCGCGCAGACCGGCGACGAGGCCGGCTGCGGATCCTGGGAACGGATCCTGGCGCCGTATGTCGGGGACCGCTGGGAACTGGCGCGGCTCGGGGTCAACTACCGTACGCCCGCCGAGGTCATGGAGCTGGCGGCGGCCGTACTGCGGGCCCATCACCCCGGCTTCGAACCGCCCAGCTCGGTGCGCTCCACCGGGGTCGCGCCGTGGATCCGGGAGACCGACGACCTGCCCCGCGCCGTCGCCGGCGCCGTCGCGGACCACCTCGGGGCGGAGGGCAGGCTCGCGGTGATCGCGCCGCGGCCGCTGCACGTGGGGCTGGCGGCGGCGCTGGCCGGTGTGCGGGTGGAGGTGCGGGCGGGGGAGGAGCCGGACCTGACCCGGCCGGTCGTGCTGCTCGACCCGCGCCAGGCCAAGGGGCTGGAGTTCGACACGGTGATCGTGGCCGAGCCCGCCGACCAGCTGCCCAGCGACCTGTACGTGGCGCTGACGCGCGCCACGCAGACGCTCGGCGTGCTGCACACCGGGCGGCTCCCGGCGGGGCTGGGCTGA